The following are encoded in a window of Mycobacteroides chelonae CCUG 47445 genomic DNA:
- a CDS encoding adenylate/guanylate cyclase domain-containing protein, whose amino-acid sequence MMERLREWFRAMHVLGPRWTVFVASMVGINAATLLLLFYFLRHWMPFKRPADDWVFENGPPLFWLLFGVMIVTSVGWALHMEHRLARWYCRGGPPTALELRTALTAPLQQSLLHLGGWAIGAGVFIAVGAMHDSKWTLATIIGCVQSATASFGLTYLLGERILRPIAAKALSASEFHGRFAPSVFVRVRLSWWIGTLAPAIGIIALCGMALWKPEDLTSTRDLALTVLLIVSTTLVGSYGLALLTAGQLADPVRQLRTAISDVAQGDFEARVDVYDGSELGVLQAGFNRMMQVGEERRQLRELFGKHVGADVASQALQLGTNLGGENRYVAVFFVDMIGSTSMASDRDPEEVLTILNDFFRIVVEVVDSRGGFVNKFVGDEALSVFGAPLHRPDATTACLAAARELRDRLNEDFPHPFEFAIGVSAGLAVAGNVGAPERYEYSVIGDPVNEASRLTELAKHRPSRLLASTNALYFADPDEQKHWDHGDSVLLRGRTRATHLAWPAGT is encoded by the coding sequence GTGATGGAACGGCTGCGCGAATGGTTTCGGGCCATGCATGTGCTGGGCCCCCGCTGGACGGTGTTCGTGGCATCGATGGTCGGCATCAATGCCGCCACCCTGCTGTTGCTGTTCTACTTTCTGCGCCATTGGATGCCGTTCAAACGGCCGGCCGACGACTGGGTCTTCGAGAACGGTCCCCCGCTGTTCTGGCTTCTGTTCGGAGTCATGATCGTCACCAGCGTGGGCTGGGCACTGCACATGGAACACCGGCTTGCCCGCTGGTACTGCCGAGGCGGGCCGCCCACCGCGTTGGAGTTACGCACCGCGTTGACCGCACCCCTTCAGCAGTCGCTACTGCACCTCGGTGGTTGGGCCATCGGCGCGGGAGTGTTCATCGCGGTGGGCGCCATGCACGACTCCAAGTGGACTCTGGCCACCATCATCGGGTGTGTGCAATCGGCGACGGCCAGCTTCGGCCTCACCTACTTACTCGGTGAGCGCATCCTGCGCCCCATCGCAGCCAAAGCGTTGAGCGCCAGCGAGTTTCACGGACGATTCGCCCCCTCTGTATTCGTCCGAGTCCGCCTGAGCTGGTGGATCGGCACACTGGCGCCGGCCATCGGGATCATCGCGTTGTGCGGCATGGCCCTCTGGAAGCCGGAGGACTTGACCTCCACGCGCGACCTTGCCCTTACCGTCCTGCTTATCGTCTCGACCACCCTGGTCGGCAGTTACGGGCTCGCCCTGCTTACCGCCGGACAGTTGGCCGACCCGGTGCGCCAGCTGCGCACCGCCATCAGCGATGTGGCGCAGGGTGACTTCGAGGCGCGCGTCGACGTCTACGACGGCAGCGAGCTGGGCGTCTTGCAGGCCGGATTCAACCGGATGATGCAGGTGGGTGAGGAACGTCGTCAGCTGCGCGAACTATTCGGTAAGCACGTGGGTGCCGACGTGGCGAGCCAGGCCCTGCAGCTGGGTACCAACCTCGGCGGCGAGAACCGTTATGTCGCAGTGTTCTTCGTCGACATGATCGGTTCGACGTCGATGGCTTCCGACCGCGACCCCGAAGAAGTACTCACCATCCTCAACGACTTCTTCCGCATCGTGGTGGAAGTGGTCGACAGCCGCGGCGGCTTCGTCAACAAATTCGTCGGCGACGAAGCACTATCGGTCTTCGGCGCCCCATTGCACCGCCCGGATGCCACTACCGCCTGCCTCGCGGCGGCCCGAGAACTGCGCGACCGGCTCAACGAGGATTTCCCCCATCCCTTCGAATTCGCCATCGGGGTCTCGGCCGGACTGGCGGTCGCCGGGAACGTCGGCGCACCCGAACGCTATGAGTACTCGGTGATCGGCGACCCGGTGAATGAGGCTTCGCGACTCACCGAGCTCGCCAAACACCGGCCCAGCCGCCTGCTCGCCTCCACAAATGCGCTCTATTTCGCCGACCCCGATGAACAAAAACACTGGGATCATGGCGACTCTGTGCTGCTCCGGGGCCGCACCAGGGCGACACACCTAGCGTGGCCTGCGGGAACCTGA
- a CDS encoding DUF3054 domain-containing protein, producing the protein MPSAQENSSPQAPVTSVLLSLVLDVIGVLVFCTIGRRSHAEGITLVGVWETAWPFLSGAGVGWLLSRGWSRPTSVAHTGIAVWVCTVLFGMILRRLSNQGVAFSFVIVASLVTALFLLGWRVIANRLVGTARS; encoded by the coding sequence ATGCCCAGCGCGCAAGAGAATTCGTCGCCCCAAGCGCCGGTGACATCCGTACTGCTCTCCCTGGTACTGGATGTCATCGGCGTCTTGGTCTTCTGCACCATCGGCCGGCGCAGCCACGCCGAAGGCATCACGCTGGTGGGTGTGTGGGAGACGGCGTGGCCATTCTTGTCGGGCGCCGGAGTCGGTTGGCTGCTGAGCCGTGGTTGGTCGCGTCCGACATCCGTCGCCCACACCGGCATCGCGGTGTGGGTCTGCACGGTGCTGTTCGGGATGATCTTGCGCCGCCTGAGCAACCAGGGCGTGGCGTTCAGCTTTGTCATCGTCGCCTCGCTGGTGACTGCCCTATTTCTGCTGGGATGGCGCGTCATCGCGAACCGGCTTGTCGGAACAGCCCGCAGCTGA
- a CDS encoding YceI family protein codes for MTTTTPVLAPGTWTIDPVHSDISFSVRHLGVSKVRGSFTDFSGDITVAEDGTPSVSATINVASVDTRNDQRDGHLRSADFFDTDNHPTATYRSTSVRADGDDYIVDGELTLHGVTQPVSLNLSLEGVGHGAQGGAVAGFEAGAEINRGDFGVTGGAGLVGEKVTLTFNIEAGHPEAPSN; via the coding sequence ATGACCACCACCACGCCAGTTCTCGCCCCCGGAACCTGGACCATCGACCCGGTTCACTCAGACATCAGCTTCTCCGTACGCCACCTGGGCGTTTCGAAGGTTCGCGGCTCGTTTACCGACTTCAGCGGTGACATCACCGTCGCCGAGGACGGCACTCCCTCGGTATCGGCCACCATCAACGTGGCCTCTGTCGACACCCGCAACGACCAGCGCGACGGCCACCTGCGTTCGGCCGACTTCTTCGACACCGACAACCACCCCACCGCCACCTACCGGTCCACCTCGGTGCGCGCCGACGGTGACGACTACATCGTCGACGGCGAACTGACCCTGCACGGCGTCACCCAGCCGGTCTCGCTGAACCTGTCGCTGGAGGGCGTCGGCCACGGAGCACAGGGTGGCGCTGTCGCCGGCTTCGAAGCCGGCGCCGAGATCAACCGCGGCGACTTCGGCGTCACCGGCGGTGCCGGACTGGTTGGCGAGAAGGTCACACTGACCTTCAACATCGAAGCCGGGCACCCGGAGGCACCCTCCAACTGA
- a CDS encoding lysylphosphatidylglycerol synthase transmembrane domain-containing protein yields MVPVPDDRDPLDGGCTPPEGSGPAQCPDDPEADTAPQPVIKQRGKYWWIRWAVLVVLAIVLAVEIGFVSDQLASAWRSLKTANPWWVLAAAFAAMASMHSFAQIQRTLLRSAGVKIRQWRSEAAFYAGNALSTTLPGGPVLSATFIYRQQRLWGATPVVASWQLVMSGVLQAVGLAILGLGGAFLLGAKTNPFSLIFSIGGLLAILLLAQAVASRPEMLDGIGVRVLRWVNDVRGKPPMMGVARWREILKQMEAVTLTRRALGEAFGWSLFNWIADVACLAFAAYAVGSRPSLVGVMVAYAAARAAGSLPLMPGGLLVVEAFLVPGLVSSGMTLPDAISAMLIYRAVSWIFISAIGWVIFFFLFRNESQIDPDATPSPSKEPEPGPDARPADPPKNSSDPPK; encoded by the coding sequence GTGGTGCCCGTGCCCGATGACCGTGACCCACTCGACGGCGGCTGTACGCCGCCCGAAGGAAGCGGTCCGGCCCAGTGCCCGGACGATCCCGAAGCGGATACCGCGCCCCAACCCGTCATCAAGCAGCGGGGAAAGTACTGGTGGATCCGCTGGGCGGTCCTCGTGGTCCTCGCCATCGTGCTCGCGGTGGAAATCGGATTCGTCTCTGATCAGCTGGCATCGGCCTGGCGCAGCCTCAAGACGGCCAACCCGTGGTGGGTGCTGGCGGCAGCGTTCGCGGCGATGGCCTCGATGCACAGCTTCGCGCAGATCCAGCGCACGCTGCTGCGTTCGGCGGGCGTGAAGATACGTCAATGGCGCTCTGAGGCCGCTTTCTACGCCGGCAACGCGTTGAGCACCACGTTGCCCGGCGGACCCGTGCTCTCGGCCACCTTTATCTATCGGCAGCAGCGGCTCTGGGGGGCGACCCCGGTCGTGGCCTCCTGGCAGTTAGTGATGTCCGGGGTGCTGCAGGCGGTGGGTTTGGCGATCCTGGGATTGGGCGGGGCGTTCCTGTTGGGTGCCAAAACCAACCCGTTCTCGCTGATCTTCAGCATCGGCGGACTGTTGGCCATCTTGCTCTTGGCGCAGGCGGTCGCATCGCGACCGGAGATGCTCGACGGCATCGGCGTGCGAGTCCTTCGCTGGGTCAACGATGTCCGCGGTAAGCCGCCGATGATGGGGGTGGCGCGCTGGCGCGAGATCCTCAAGCAGATGGAAGCGGTGACGCTGACCCGGCGAGCCCTCGGCGAGGCGTTCGGCTGGTCGCTGTTCAACTGGATCGCCGATGTGGCGTGCCTGGCCTTCGCGGCCTACGCCGTGGGCAGCCGCCCCTCCCTGGTCGGTGTCATGGTCGCCTATGCCGCGGCGCGGGCCGCAGGTTCGCTCCCACTCATGCCCGGTGGCCTACTGGTGGTGGAGGCCTTCCTGGTTCCCGGTCTGGTGTCCTCCGGGATGACCCTGCCCGACGCGATCTCCGCCATGCTCATCTACCGAGCGGTCAGCTGGATCTTCATCTCCGCGATCGGCTGGGTCATCTTCTTCTTCCTCTTCCGCAACGAGAGCCAGATCGACCCCGACGCCACGCCGAGCCCATCCAAGGAGCCCGAGCCCGGGCCTGACGCCCGTCCCGCCGACCCTCCAAAAAATTCTTCCGATCCTCCGAAATAA
- the macS gene encoding MacS family sensor histidine kinase gives MASGHGTVPRWVSGNDPTASLWRAAQVFRLASFGYALLASQLTSYTHYDRQALSWALYAGMAIWTGFAAVALSRNWFRRWQLVLCDQVVVIALMLAGRLVVDVQWYSGHQTLPTTLWVANAVVSMALLRGQLAGVISGFVLAAISIAARGLSVSALWLDSTMPALVVVGLALGAASTTAKRTFHELRRAERAAAAAIERERLARQVHDGVLQVLSYVKRRGTEIGGPTAELATIAGEQEVALRELISGATQTMSADDELVDLRPLLRTQASTAVSVSAPGSPVLIGQHMASELAAVVRSALSNVALHAGPQAHAYVLVEDLEDSVVVTVRDDGSGIADGRLDQAEREGRMGVSRSILGRVADLGGAVLLETAPGAGTEWEITVPKSQEAGL, from the coding sequence ATGGCATCCGGACACGGAACCGTCCCACGTTGGGTGAGCGGTAACGATCCGACGGCATCGCTGTGGCGTGCCGCGCAGGTGTTCCGACTGGCGAGTTTCGGGTATGCGCTGTTGGCTTCACAGCTGACCTCCTACACCCATTACGACCGGCAAGCACTGAGCTGGGCACTGTACGCAGGCATGGCGATATGGACTGGATTCGCGGCAGTTGCTCTGTCGCGCAACTGGTTCCGTCGCTGGCAGCTGGTGCTCTGTGATCAGGTGGTAGTCATCGCGCTGATGCTTGCCGGGCGGCTGGTAGTCGATGTGCAGTGGTACAGCGGACATCAGACGCTGCCGACCACGCTGTGGGTGGCCAATGCGGTGGTGTCCATGGCGCTGCTGCGCGGGCAGCTCGCCGGCGTCATATCGGGGTTCGTTCTGGCCGCCATCAGCATCGCCGCGCGTGGGCTATCCGTCAGTGCGCTGTGGCTCGATTCCACCATGCCGGCCTTGGTGGTGGTGGGGCTTGCACTTGGCGCCGCATCGACCACTGCGAAGCGCACCTTCCATGAGCTGCGACGCGCGGAGCGTGCGGCCGCAGCGGCCATCGAACGCGAACGGCTCGCACGGCAGGTACACGACGGGGTGCTCCAGGTGCTGTCCTACGTGAAACGGCGAGGCACAGAGATCGGCGGTCCGACAGCGGAACTGGCCACCATCGCAGGCGAGCAGGAAGTGGCGCTCCGGGAGCTGATCTCGGGCGCCACTCAGACGATGTCGGCCGACGACGAACTGGTCGATCTGCGTCCACTGCTGCGTACACAGGCCAGTACCGCGGTCTCGGTCTCGGCGCCGGGCTCTCCGGTGCTCATCGGTCAGCACATGGCCAGCGAGCTGGCGGCCGTGGTGCGTAGCGCGCTGTCCAATGTGGCCTTGCATGCCGGGCCGCAGGCACATGCCTACGTGCTTGTCGAAGATCTCGAGGATTCGGTGGTCGTGACGGTGCGCGACGACGGCAGTGGTATCGCCGACGGCAGGCTGGATCAGGCAGAACGTGAGGGGCGGATGGGGGTATCCCGATCGATTCTGGGTCGGGTAGCTGATCTGGGCGGGGCTGTCCTGCTGGAGACAGCGCCGGGCGCAGGCACCGAATGGGAGATCACGGTGCCCAAGTCGCAGGAGGCGGGGTTGTGA
- a CDS encoding response regulator — MVVDDHPMWRDGVSRDLQAAGLRVVATADGVASSGRIAATVRPDVVLMDMQLTDGDGAQATAAVLAASPGSHILVLSASAEREDVLEAVKAGATGYLVKSASATELIDAVKATAKGQAVFTPGLAGLVLGEFRRMSSAPATESDDTPRLSERETEVLRLVAKGLSAKQIATRLSLSHRTVENHVQSTLRKLQLGNRVELTRYAIEHGLDE, encoded by the coding sequence ATGGTTGTCGATGACCATCCCATGTGGCGCGATGGGGTGTCTCGCGACTTGCAGGCTGCGGGGCTGCGGGTTGTGGCCACTGCCGACGGGGTTGCCTCCTCTGGACGGATTGCCGCGACAGTGAGACCCGATGTGGTGCTGATGGATATGCAGCTGACAGACGGTGACGGAGCACAGGCAACCGCCGCAGTACTCGCGGCCTCTCCGGGGAGCCACATCTTGGTGCTGTCGGCTTCGGCTGAACGCGAGGACGTGCTGGAAGCGGTCAAAGCCGGAGCCACGGGGTATCTGGTCAAGAGCGCGTCTGCCACCGAGCTCATCGATGCCGTGAAGGCGACGGCCAAGGGGCAGGCGGTATTCACTCCGGGGCTGGCCGGGCTGGTGCTCGGAGAGTTTCGGCGGATGTCGAGCGCTCCGGCGACCGAGAGCGACGACACGCCGCGGCTCTCCGAACGGGAAACCGAGGTACTGCGTCTGGTGGCGAAGGGCTTGAGCGCCAAGCAGATTGCCACGCGGTTGTCGCTGAGCCACCGAACCGTCGAGAACCATGTGCAGTCAACCCTGCGCAAGCTGCAGTTGGGCAACCGTGTGGAACTCACGCGGTACGCCATCGAACACGGACTGGACGAATAG
- a CDS encoding hemophore-related protein: protein MSATTSRRTAYGLLSAGVLAGGLAMSALAPIAAAEPIPPVPAPAPAAPVAPAPAPNAAAPAAATVTPATPTPDGCQASKMTKTVGNVVQNAAGYLEQHPDVDAAFTEIKAAPQDQIAAKTQSYLVSRPDVAGSLGGIAAPLNDLRTKCGLPLDLAQVVNGGGLNPAAMGVNPALLTALSQNPAAQQVAQNPAAQALVQNPAVQSAIQNQAPAASFPQGPGPAPGPAPAATAPAPAGPVGTGPAPGPRV, encoded by the coding sequence ATGTCAGCCACAACCTCGCGGCGCACGGCCTACGGCTTGCTGAGCGCAGGTGTTCTCGCTGGCGGGCTCGCGATGAGCGCCCTGGCACCGATTGCCGCGGCCGAACCAATCCCCCCGGTCCCCGCCCCGGCTCCGGCGGCTCCCGTCGCACCGGCACCCGCCCCGAACGCCGCCGCACCCGCTGCGGCGACGGTGACTCCGGCCACACCCACGCCGGACGGATGCCAGGCCAGCAAGATGACCAAGACCGTCGGCAACGTGGTGCAGAACGCTGCGGGCTACCTGGAGCAGCATCCGGATGTGGACGCGGCCTTCACCGAGATCAAGGCCGCCCCGCAGGACCAGATCGCCGCGAAGACGCAGAGTTATCTGGTGTCGCGGCCTGATGTGGCCGGTTCGCTCGGCGGCATCGCCGCACCGCTCAATGACCTGCGCACCAAGTGCGGTCTGCCCCTGGACCTGGCCCAGGTGGTCAACGGTGGCGGACTGAACCCGGCCGCGATGGGCGTCAACCCCGCGCTGCTGACCGCGCTGTCGCAGAACCCGGCAGCACAGCAGGTGGCGCAGAACCCGGCCGCACAGGCTCTCGTGCAGAACCCGGCAGTGCAGTCCGCGATTCAGAACCAGGCACCGGCTGCCAGCTTCCCGCAGGGCCCCGGTCCCGCGCCCGGACCGGCTCCTGCCGCCACCGCTCCGGCTCCGGCCGGCCCGGTGGGCACAGGTCCCGCCCCCGGTCCGCGCGTCTAA
- a CDS encoding AI-2E family transporter: protein MTHADAAESVHPYVRKGAAWAWRLLVLLAFGLTSLWLFWHLKTITIPLLLALMGSALLVPTVNYLERHKVPRSLAVVVVMLTGTAAVGGILTFVVDQFIKGLPDLSTQLTNSIESLKNWAIHSRFHVSEDQIGKAGDALVNAIKDNQGRVTSGALATATTVTEIITGAVLTLFTTIFFLYGGKEIWEFVTRIFPAAVRPRVRRAGVLGFGSLIGYVRATVAVALVDAIGIGVGLAAFSVPLALPLASLVFLGAFIPIIGAAISGFVAVFIALITKGAFTALMILVIVIVVMQVEGHVLQPLIMGHAVQIHALAVVLSIAAGGVLGGIIGALLAVPTVAVLNTAIRALIEPEDSADPYLVEGEEEAEILDPEMVPDGGPPAVGAGPGNGVPELGPAPPKD from the coding sequence ATGACGCACGCTGACGCAGCCGAGTCGGTTCATCCGTATGTGCGCAAGGGGGCGGCATGGGCTTGGCGCCTGCTGGTGCTGCTTGCCTTCGGGCTCACCTCATTGTGGTTGTTCTGGCATCTCAAGACGATCACCATCCCGTTGCTGCTCGCCCTGATGGGTTCGGCGCTGCTGGTTCCCACGGTCAACTACCTTGAGCGGCATAAGGTTCCGCGTTCGCTGGCGGTCGTCGTGGTCATGCTGACCGGTACGGCGGCGGTCGGCGGGATCCTGACTTTTGTGGTGGACCAGTTCATCAAGGGTTTGCCGGACCTGTCGACACAGCTGACCAACAGCATCGAGTCACTGAAGAACTGGGCGATCCATAGTCGGTTCCACGTCAGTGAGGATCAGATCGGCAAGGCCGGCGATGCTCTGGTCAACGCCATCAAGGACAACCAAGGGAGGGTCACCAGCGGGGCGCTGGCGACGGCGACCACGGTCACCGAGATCATTACCGGTGCGGTGTTGACCTTGTTCACCACCATCTTCTTCCTGTACGGCGGCAAGGAGATCTGGGAGTTCGTCACCCGAATCTTCCCGGCGGCGGTGCGGCCGCGGGTGCGTCGTGCCGGTGTCCTCGGCTTCGGTTCGCTGATCGGCTATGTGCGCGCCACGGTCGCGGTGGCCCTGGTCGATGCCATCGGTATCGGCGTGGGCCTCGCGGCTTTCAGTGTGCCGCTCGCGCTTCCACTGGCCTCGCTGGTTTTCCTGGGTGCATTCATCCCGATCATCGGTGCGGCGATATCCGGGTTTGTGGCGGTATTCATCGCACTCATCACCAAGGGAGCCTTTACCGCGTTGATGATCTTGGTCATCGTGATCGTGGTAATGCAGGTGGAAGGCCATGTGCTGCAACCGCTCATCATGGGCCATGCGGTGCAGATCCACGCGCTGGCGGTGGTGTTGTCGATCGCTGCGGGCGGCGTACTGGGCGGGATCATCGGCGCACTTCTGGCGGTCCCGACCGTTGCGGTGCTCAACACCGCGATCCGGGCCCTCATCGAACCCGAGGATTCCGCCGATCCGTATCTGGTTGAAGGAGAAGAGGAAGCGGAAATCCTCGACCCAGAGATGGTGCCGGACGGGGGCCCGCCCGCGGTCGGCGCCGGTCCAGGCAACGGTGTGCCGGAATTGGGCCCGGCTCCGCCCAAGGACTGA
- a CDS encoding alpha/beta fold hydrolase, which translates to MTQRSMPVLEGVTHEYVQAGDVKIHVAVAGPQDGRPVVLLHGWPENWWMWHKVIPALADAGYRVHAIDLRGAGWSEVAPAGYEKEQFASDVLAAADALGLESFDLVGHDWGGWTAQLVALKAPSRIKRLAILNIPPVWQEPGRVARHAHKLAYQLVVGAPVVGPLSHLSPTLWWFIRRSGMPKESVDFFRGCFRDRDRRVAGSKIYRSMVGKEFARLARGPYDDQKLAMPVRVLFGLDDVAVHPSLLDGFKDHADDLNITEVPNCGHFIVDEQPELVVKWLTEVLAEPAPKG; encoded by the coding sequence ATGACGCAGCGCAGCATGCCCGTCCTCGAGGGCGTGACCCACGAATATGTGCAAGCCGGGGACGTGAAGATCCACGTCGCCGTAGCCGGACCGCAGGATGGACGACCGGTCGTGTTGTTGCATGGCTGGCCCGAGAACTGGTGGATGTGGCACAAGGTGATTCCCGCCCTGGCCGATGCCGGATACCGGGTGCACGCCATCGATCTTCGTGGCGCCGGGTGGAGCGAGGTCGCTCCGGCGGGCTATGAGAAGGAGCAGTTCGCCTCCGATGTGCTGGCCGCGGCCGATGCACTGGGGCTCGAATCCTTCGATCTGGTCGGACACGACTGGGGTGGCTGGACGGCGCAGCTGGTGGCCCTGAAGGCGCCGTCGCGGATCAAGCGGCTGGCCATCCTCAACATTCCGCCGGTGTGGCAGGAGCCGGGACGCGTCGCCAGGCATGCCCACAAGCTGGCCTATCAGCTCGTGGTGGGAGCTCCCGTCGTCGGACCGCTGTCGCACCTGTCGCCGACCCTGTGGTGGTTCATCCGCCGTAGCGGCATGCCCAAGGAATCGGTGGACTTCTTCCGAGGCTGTTTCCGTGACCGCGACCGCCGGGTGGCCGGATCCAAGATCTACCGGTCGATGGTCGGCAAGGAATTCGCCCGGTTGGCACGCGGCCCATACGACGATCAGAAACTCGCGATGCCGGTCCGGGTGCTGTTCGGGCTCGACGATGTCGCCGTGCACCCGTCGCTGCTTGACGGCTTCAAAGACCACGCCGACGATCTGAACATCACCGAGGTGCCCAACTGTGGTCACTTCATCGTCGACGAGCAGCCCGAGCTCGTCGTGAAGTGGCTGACCGAGGTACTCGCCGAGCCTGCGCCGAAGGGATAG